Sequence from the Drosophila innubila isolate TH190305 chromosome 3L unlocalized genomic scaffold, UK_Dinn_1.0 0_D_3L, whole genome shotgun sequence genome:
CAGCAttatacaaacacaaacacacacgcacacctgTGCACACACGAATAATCCACATTTGAGGggagcgcaaaaaaaaaaggtttactCTCTAAAACcataaaaccaaaacgaaaactaaattttaattaactgctTGAACACGTTAAATGCGCGCAAATGTTATAGCAACAGTTTCACAGCAAACagctaattgaaaatgttgttcTGTTTGTGGGCGTGACCGtgaaccaacaacaaattgaggCATTGCTAAACGAACTGTTAACCcagccattttatttttataaaattactctATTTCCATAGAATTTGCCATAATTTCTTGCAGGCTTCTTCAtaattttccacttttctTTCATGCTTTTTTTAATAGGGCACACACGGCGGCAGTATGTGGCGTatgtggcgtatgcgcaatatcgCAAATTGGGCATTTGATTTGGCTGCCTGGCGCCGATTGCCTTTGACAGCAGCCTCGCAAATAGTTTGCAGCCAAGGAAATGGCAAAAATGGTTCCTTCGGTTGGTTCGTTGATTCGTTCGCTTTGGTTGCTTGCCTCCATTTTGACTCGCTTTTCCCCGCTTCCCCTCTCACGTTTTTTTAAGCGCGTTCAGGCAGCTgactagcaaaaaaaaataaccaaagaAAAAGCTagcaaaaaaagaacaaaaatagaaaaaggttcaacgcggcgtatgcgtgacattttttttttcgtttccttcttctttttcaaCGCCATTTCCATTTACGTTGTTTAAATTTGCCAAggcgctttgttgttgttgctgttgttgttttttggggGCTGCCAAAAGGCAAACGGCAGCCGGTTGATGATATGCGGGTCATGTGATGGCACACCATATGCATTGGCCCCGAGCCATAGTCAGTCTACACTGAGAGAAACGAAgcagttattttatttaatatatttatactaatCATTTATTTCcttaatgtaaatatttaatttaataagacAAAGTAAGTCAacttaacaaatataaatagatcAAATAGATGTTTAATTTCTCTCAGTGTGCGTCTGGATAACGGTAACTGTAACGGCCAACGATAAGCAAACCTTTGCTTGTTTAGCGCTCAACAACCGACAAGcgacttgtttattttttgcgctctttttttttctttttgtcacACTTTCGAATCGTTGTAAGTGTATgttatgggtgtgtgtgtgtgtgtgcttggggGCGTATGGGTGTAAAGGTCTATTAAAGAAACATCTGGCAGCAGCAGTTTTCTGACCCACCCCTTTGGCAACACCTTTTCCTTCATTAGAACAACAATTGGGCGTCTTCAGTCTTggatcatatttaattttgtcacagagacaaatgcaaacaaatttcaaaaagcaGGTCGTTATTTATGGGCGTCGCCGTGGCTGCATTGACACAGCATCAAAAATTAGCGTGCCTAAGCCTTAATTGTGTCAAAAGAATGGAAGAACTTCAGTTGGCCATTGTTACTGTGCCCCATTTCGCGACTTGTACTCCTTTTTGCCACACCCCTTTGCATTGCTGTTTCCATTCTCAAGTTGGCCACTTGAACCCAGCGAGGCTTTGTTCAAACAAACCGTAAGTCACAGCCACAAAGCACAGCCGGAAGTGGGTCCAGTGCGGTAAAACTGGCAGGAGGATGGCCGTACTCCTGTCCAGACCACTCGAAAATTCGGTTAACTTGCGGCCTTTTGTTGAACCGAGAAACGCGGATCGAGAATTCAGAACTCAGAACAGAACCCAGTTCCCAGAAATCCCTTTGTTGGGACTTCATGGCTCCCTTCAACTCTGTTTGCATTGCCTTCAAATGCGTTTAAACACTTTGGACGTAATTCTCAGTCTTTCATTCAAGGCCCTcactttaaattaacataatttgtattttacttGACTTTTTTCGGTttatttggtttcttttttttttgggtcacCCAAAAATTTGAACCCGAACCTCTTTCGATTTTAATAGAAAGTAACGCGCTTTTGTTTGCTGattattataagttttatttttgtatattgtttgGCCTTTTTATTGGACAAAGCTCCAGTGGTGCACAGATTCAATGGGAATCTGGGAAGGTTCCGTGCGCATTAACCGAAATGACTGCAATTCAAAATAATGGGGATGACACTTGAAAACTTTCACTCCCTGAGCGGACAACGATGATTGTTTCTCTGCGTGTGTTTAGGacatttactttttctttctttttttttggcagatTTTCGGACTCGTTCATTTCAAAAGTTGCACAACTCGAAATcataaatctttttaatttcattgatCAACTTTAGCTGTATGTTTCGTGTCCTCTTTTTTGGGGGAATTGGGGGATAAAGTTTTGGTTCAAAGTTTCACACTTGACTCCCGCAGGACAAATTTTGGCTGACATTTAAATCGATGAGAGATAAATACCTCTTATATCTCCTAAAGTCCAATTCATTGCTGCAAAATTATGTTGCTAAAAACTTATCGAAAACTTTTGCCTCTTTCtgcaatttttctttttaatgaaTAAGCATTTTTTCCGAAACTAATCGCCTCATAAACATCGAACAgtaaccataaaaaaaagcacgTTTAATGGACatttaatgttgttttatgTCACAAGTGATTTGACAAAACATGCGAACATTGGAATTATATTAAATGGCCTTGGATATAAATAGTATGGTGTGTTTCTTTTAGAGTGGGGTTTTAAAGCAGGGAGATAACGTAGTATGGGTACGTTAACTGGAACATCTGGTAGACAGTGTAAGTATTTTCTAACTATCCTAGTGAATTTTTTCTtacagtatttttttgttctcaCATATTTCTCAATGGTCAATTTGTTTCAACTTTCATAAAAACAATGTATAATGTGAACTGGAAAGTAAATTTAACTTCTTGTAGCtgattggaaaattcaatttttcccatactttccccttaaaattttttcaaaatcttcacTCTGCCATAACTTCTATagatcttaaccgattttcatgcggattgtcacttttttcattatttggcctttactttaattctgcatcaaaattggaatgttccatttttttccatcactgtcaattttatcCATACTTTCCCACTcccattttcaaaaaattcaagctcttataactttgtcaaatcttaaccgatttccttgcggaatgacaattttatcattatttcaCCTCTATTTTAactttgcatcaaaattggaaaattcattttttttccaacactggaccattttttccatactttccctttgaactttttcgaaaatttcaaactctcatagctttgtcaaattctaaacgatttccttgcgaaatatcaattttttttattatttggcctcttattaAATTCTCCATCAAAActggaaaatttatttttttttaaccttaaccttaacaatttaaatgtttggatttacatcacttaTCACTTTAATCAGTTTCCTATTGGTTTATTCCCAGCATAACTTAATTTCTTCTATAAAATCTCATTTAATGTGCTGTTAATGATGCTTTAATATTCATCGAACTGCATTTGCTCCGCTTTCTTTCCCTGTTGATATGCTGGCAtttcatcaattttattttagctcgcagcatatttgaaatattcaattttcacaCAAAGCTTGATGAgatgagagacagagagagagagagggagagaggtgAGAGATTTTCATGTTAGCCAACGTTTGCAGGAATGCATTCTCTGATGCGGCCTatgatgaaaattaattacgcTGCAACTTGATTTTTGCCCAGATCCAAGTGGAGGAAATTACTGCGTGGATGCTGAAGCCGTTtcccagttgccagttgtccCTTTGCCTGGTTGCCAATGCGGCCACAGCTGACCCAgttgtttaattgaattgaagccATAAACACTCAAAGCGAGACAGTCGAGAATGAAAAATTGCCGCGCCAGGAGTacgacagcgacggcgacggagATGTGGGGATCGTCGTCATTGTGGCAAGAATGGcgactacacacacacacacacacacagctaaataactttaattagtGGTGCGCGTGCGGTGGGCATCAATCATTTGAACAGTGGCCAacagcggaaacggaaaccaTGCGGCCGGCCATATTGCTTAAAGAGTTTTGACAGTTGCCCGTCGCATCGCGTCGCTTGGGCAACCCTGTAAATTTCATCAACGTGACACAAACAAGCACTAAACATGTGCAAGTTGGAGGCAGAATCTCCGCTTGGCAAGCAAAAGTTGTTGACATCTTCTGAGCCAACACGTACTAACGAAAGTAGtaaacactcaaaaaaaaaaaaaaaagagaaaagcaaaagcaaaaggagGAAAAGCAGAGCAGACTCCGGcaaatgtttgtttaaaaatgatgCGAGCGCTCCTGCTGCTTCTGACAGACGCGGCTCAAGTCCCGTTGACAGTGACAAAGATCATAATGATGTGAATGATAATAATGAGGGGAAAACGAAAGGCGGGCATTTTGGATTTATGCCGTTGACAAATGTCATTACACCCGCTGTTGAAGTTTACTTTGAAGTAAAGCGGCTGCTGACTTACCTACAAAACACACATACCCAAAAGCGGGGGAgtttgaatgtgtgtgtgtgtgtggagccAAGtcactgttattgttattcttGTAGCAGTTCCCAGTCACGCGAGTCGTTGGCCTCCGTCATTGACAAATGTGCCAGAACTTTTAGTTATTTCTtctgttatatttttgtttgctattttttgtgtgttatttttttctctgttgCACTTTGCTTTATGTTTTATGCTGTCTCTCGCGCGAATTGGCCTAGTTTGTCTTTGCGTTTGTATATttacacttgcacacacacagacacacactcatacatatatatatatatatatatatatgtatatatatatgtatttatatccGTAGGCTATTTGGGCACACTTGTCTAACGCTTTTGTCTGAGCAGCGTCTTCTGCAGttgcttctctttctcttctctctttcgtacacacacacacacacagagacagttGCACTTGAGAGCTTTTAACAAGTATTACTACTGTAAGTTAGTTGTATGCGGCGAAATTAGGCAGACAGCGCTTAGATGCATGACAGTGGGCGGGGGGGTTGTCACTTACACACGAACTTTTGACCCCGtttgagcaacaacaataacagctgcTTTCGAGTTCTTTTGTCTCCCCACAAAAGTGGACGCCGCTTAACGCTTTTTTGAGTGCGTCTTCAGGCAAACACAAtttatcctttttattttggcgGCTGCCTTTCGTTTATTGATTTAAGTAAATCTCACATTAAGTAAGCACACATACAATAAGTCTTATTTTAATGAGAATTCGcggtttgtttttattacgcCTTTACGCGCACACATAACACACTTAATATCAACGTATTTTCAGGTCTACAACAGTGTtgggaaatttaaatttgtttaagattAACGGACATTATGttgtaaaatcaatttataatttataatttctgcACGTTTTACATGCTGTATTTTTTTGGATATTGTTACAGCTTTACGTACATTTAACAGTTACCCGTGACCGTGACGTTACTGCTCAGCTAGCGCCTCACGAACTAACGCCGTTTATTTGGAGTCCATGGAGCCAAACCCAAAGCGGCAGCACCAGCATCAGTTTGACGTTTGGCAACACACAGCTGTGATTGCGGGGGCACAATTCTCGCGTTGATTGGGATTTTTGCTCATATGTTTTGCTTTGGCGCCAACCGAGTGCACGTGTCAGTGCCAAAAACAGCTGTTGCGGCAGCTTAACTCTGCGCCGACGCTGTTGCTACTCTTTTTGCAAATGTACCACAATATGGGGAAATTTCACAGCTTGGCACTGGAAGTTGGCAACTGAGAACAGTTTAAGCATTTTAACCATAAAACTTTAGCATACAAATGAACCCgagcaaaagttttcaaacaTAATTAACAGTTACCCACAAACTTTTGGCAGTTAATTCCTCAAAAATGTTTCCACTCCATTGCACTTTGCGGTTGGCAACTCTTCACAGGTGAAAtctataacaatttaaaggGGAACCCCAACAAACTTAAAGAAATGTGAACAAGTTTTGGGTTTTATTCCGTTTCCgttgtattattattgttttatgtgttaattacataaatacaaaacctAACGCATAAAAATGcatgcattttattaatttatttttttgtaagtattTTGAAAGTTGTTCTTAGCAGCAGTGACCATCATGACCGCTGTGATTGTGGGTACCAGAGctgcctctgtgtgtgtgcttatcaTTATCCTCGTTGTCCTTGCTCTGTGCCGTGTCATCATCAGCAAACTCCCGCAGGTCGCGACGCATGGCATAGGCATCCTCACCATCCGCATAGTACTTGGGCTCCACCTCGATGATCTTGAACTTGAGTGAGTTGGTGTACAGGTTTAGAGCAGCCCGATTGCTTTTGCGCACATGCAGCGAAACATATTGAGCATTGAAGCACTCGACCATGGCCTGGGATGCCTGATTCATCAACTTCTGGGCGAGACCGAGACGACGATAGGAACGCTTGACCGCCAGTGAGGTAATGTGACCGTGTTTGCTCTCCTCGCCCGGCTCGGGCTCCTCCATTTTGGCCAGCACATAGCCGACAATGCCGCCCTTATCATCCTCGGCCACATAGCTGAGCTGGGGCCAGGTCAGGCCATGATAAAAATAGTATTTCATTTGATAGTTCTCCGGCAAGCAGAGCAAATTGCAATGCTGCATGGTCATGAGGTCCTCGGGCTTAGCGCAGCGTATGTTCATCTTGTCGAAATTTTGATATTACGTTTGCAGTGCAGTGTAGTTGTATATGTTACTTAGTGTATTAGTTGCTTAGTCACGTCGCGCTTTGCGTGCTCGAACGTTTTGATTTTGCTCTCCAACAAATTGCTGCTGTTCCTCTGGCTCTTCTTGCCCCAACAGTTCCCGCACCAGACGAAATTTCGACAGAAATGCCTTCCAAATTAGAAACCAGCCTGTAAAGAtacaagaaatatataatttatagcattcacattgaaatttataatgaattCTGTTGCGGGCCATGCGACAACTTGAGGAGCACCTGCTTACCCAACAGAATAATAGCAGCTACAAAGCTAACGGAAGTTAATATAGTGAAAATGAATGTCAAGGCCGTTTGAAAGGACATTCTAAATATCACAGATAATCACagttgaattattaaaatagctTGCACACATTGAATAGCTGACAATTGAAAGCCTGAACGTTTCCGTTTTTGTCGTGATAAAAATGCTTGCTTCCAAATAGAAAACAGCTGTCAACCAGCTGTCAACAGTACTTTTACAGCACTGTTGCCAGGGCTGCAACAACGCTGTTGCTGTAACACtaatatgacaaataaaatactaaaatatgcaaaaacaaGGCATATtccattcaattaaatatatatttatgttattttgccacaaaatgccgaaatctattttagtttataatatgaaaaataaattaattgagtcACAAACTCCTGCTGCCGACAGGCACATGGAAACATTAGGGTTGGGTTAGATAGGACTTTTAATGTGCAACACACTTATCTGAACATTTAGTATTGTATACATGCAAGCAATCTGAACTCAAGTAGTTGGataataagtttttaatatatgcaccttggttttttgtaatttatttgtttttttcgcAGAGCACGCACACTTTCCGGCACTGACTACTAGTGTTGTCAACTTCTTATAGGAAAAATTGCATACCGGCACTGAtaagtgctgcaaaatgtcGCGAAATTAGCCCGCACAAACAGCTGTGTATTTTAATCAAGTTGGCAGCGCCGACTCCCAATTGTATCAAAATAATTCaagcaaaacaataaaatgcaagAATTTAGTCTAAAACGCGATGCACTATTTGCTTGCTTGGATGATGCGAGCAAAGAATTAAAGGGCACAGCTCTAGATCAGAGCAAATCAAAGCCATACACTGTAAACGCGTTAGAGCGAGCAAACAACAGTCGACATGGACAGAGCACGCAGCAGGTAATGAATTATCGACAGGGACGCAGCATTGAAGCAGGCAACGAACCCGATGATGAGAAGTTGCGACGGCTGCGGGGAAAGGAGAGCATATTCAAGAAACCAGAGCTGCCGATTGCACGATGTCTGAAGCCGAGAAAGACACCCGACTACCAGGTGAACCCACACAAATGGAAGAAGTACTCCCTCTCCGATGTGGATATATCCGATCAGACCAACTCGGCTGCTGCATTATCCTTTCTCAGGGAAATGGATGCACAGCgcgagacagagacagatgACGGCGATAACGAAGCGAGAGCGGGACACAAGATTGAGTTCAAGAAAAAGAGCAAATTGAACCGCAATCTCAAAAAGATCGAGCAAGATGAAGTCGAAGATGTCGAACTCGACAAACCACAGCTCCGTGGCTCCAAACTGATAATGCCCGAGTATGTGATTGGCCAGAAGTCAGCCAGGAAGTCGAAGAACCAGCAGAGTTCCAGTCAAAGTCGCGCAGCGGGAAAACTTCAGTTATCCCATCTGGAAGAGGTTGACGAATCCGATGAATAAAcggaataatttaaaaacttaagctgtagataataataatatttataaatactcgtatataaaaatgtttattgtacAAAAAGCATagtttgtatgtataaaaaataatataaacataatttgtgAGTATTTCACATTGGCAGACGTGGACTTGGACAATAATagcacaataacaatattatacAATT
This genomic interval carries:
- the LOC117786525 gene encoding N-alpha-acetyltransferase daf-31 → MNIRCAKPEDLMTMQHCNLLCLPENYQMKYYFYHGLTWPQLSYVAEDDKGGIVGYVLAKMEEPEPGEESKHGHITSLAVKRSYRRLGLAQKLMNQASQAMVECFNAQYVSLHVRKSNRAALNLYTNSLKFKIIEVEPKYYADGEDAYAMRRDLREFADDDTAQSKDNEDNDKHTHRGSSGTHNHSGHDGHCC
- the LOC117786526 gene encoding small integral membrane protein 13, translating into MSFQTALTFIFTILTSVSFVAAIILLGWFLIWKAFLSKFRLVRELLGQEEPEEQQQFVGEQNQNVRARKARRD
- the LOC117786524 gene encoding uncharacterized protein LOC117786524; translation: MQEFSLKRDALFACLDDASKELKGTALDQSKSKPYTVNALERANNSRHGQSTQQVMNYRQGRSIEAGNEPDDEKLRRLRGKESIFKKPELPIARCLKPRKTPDYQVNPHKWKKYSLSDVDISDQTNSAAALSFLREMDAQRETETDDGDNEARAGHKIEFKKKSKLNRNLKKIEQDEVEDVELDKPQLRGSKLIMPEYVIGQKSARKSKNQQSSSQSRAAGKLQLSHLEEVDESDE